In Bubalus kerabau isolate K-KA32 ecotype Philippines breed swamp buffalo chromosome 4, PCC_UOA_SB_1v2, whole genome shotgun sequence, one DNA window encodes the following:
- the AQP3 gene encoding aquaporin-3 isoform X2, producing MGRQKELVNRCGEMLHIRYRLLRQALAECLGTLILVMFGCGSVAQVVLSRGTHGGFLTINLAFGFAVTLGILIAGQVSGAHLNPAVTFAMCFLAREPWIKLPVYTLAQTLGAFLGAGIIFGLYYDAIWAFANNQLIVSGPNGTAGIFATYPSGHLDMVNGFFDQDGPPLVVGAHCLSAPGFHRRCLRIPAHDRLPPGAAPTLHRRRECEVVPREAQGADVNGRGHPHALP from the exons ATGGGTCGACAGAAGGAGCTGGTGAACCGCTGCGGGGAGATGCTGCACATCCGCTACCGGCTGCTCCGCCAGGCGCTGGCTGAGTGCCTGGGGACCCTCATCCTCGTG ATGTTTGGCTGTGGCTCTGTGGCCCAGGTCGTGCTCAGCCGGGGCACCCACGGTGGTTTCCTCACCATCAACCTGGCCTTTGGCTTCGCCGTGACCCTAGGCATCCTTATTGCTGGCCAGGTCTCTG GGGCCCACCTGAACCCTGCCGTGACATTTGCTATGTGCTTCCTGGCGCGCGAGCCCTGGATCAAGCTGCCTGTGTACACCTTGGCTCAGACTCTGGGAGCCTTCCTGGGTGCTGGAATTATCTTCGGGTTGTATTACG ATGCGATCTGGGCCTTCGCCAACAACCAGCTTATTGTTTCGGGCCCCAATGGCACAGCTGGCATCTTTGCCACCTACCCCTCTGGACACTTGGACATGGTCAATGGCTTCTTCGACCAG GACGGGCCGCCACTGGTGGTGGGTGCCCATTGTCTCTCCGCTCCTGGGTTCCATCGCCGGTGTCTTCGTATACCAGCTCATGATCGGCTGCCACCTGGAgccgcccccaccctccaccgACGAAGAGAATGTGAAGTTGTCCCACGTGAAGCACAAGGAGCAGATGTGAATGGGCGGGGGCACCCCCATGCCCTCCCATGA
- the AQP3 gene encoding aquaporin-3 isoform X1, producing MGRQKELVNRCGEMLHIRYRLLRQALAECLGTLILVMFGCGSVAQVVLSRGTHGGFLTINLAFGFAVTLGILIAGQVSGAHLNPAVTFAMCFLAREPWIKLPVYTLAQTLGAFLGAGIIFGLYYDAIWAFANNQLIVSGPNGTAGIFATYPSGHLDMVNGFFDQFIGTASLIVCVLAIVDPYNNPVPRGLEAFTVGLVVLVIGTSMGFNSGYAVNPARDFGPRLFTAIAGWGSEVFTTGRHWWWVPIVSPLLGSIAGVFVYQLMIGCHLEPPPPSTDEENVKLSHVKHKEQM from the exons ATGGGTCGACAGAAGGAGCTGGTGAACCGCTGCGGGGAGATGCTGCACATCCGCTACCGGCTGCTCCGCCAGGCGCTGGCTGAGTGCCTGGGGACCCTCATCCTCGTG ATGTTTGGCTGTGGCTCTGTGGCCCAGGTCGTGCTCAGCCGGGGCACCCACGGTGGTTTCCTCACCATCAACCTGGCCTTTGGCTTCGCCGTGACCCTAGGCATCCTTATTGCTGGCCAGGTCTCTG GGGCCCACCTGAACCCTGCCGTGACATTTGCTATGTGCTTCCTGGCGCGCGAGCCCTGGATCAAGCTGCCTGTGTACACCTTGGCTCAGACTCTGGGAGCCTTCCTGGGTGCTGGAATTATCTTCGGGTTGTATTACG ATGCGATCTGGGCCTTCGCCAACAACCAGCTTATTGTTTCGGGCCCCAATGGCACAGCTGGCATCTTTGCCACCTACCCCTCTGGACACTTGGACATGGTCAATGGCTTCTTCGACCAG ttCATTGGCACGGCCTCCCTCATCGTGTGTGTGCTGGCCATTGTGGACCCCTACAATAACCCCGTCCCCCGAGGCCTAGAGGCCTTCACCGTGGGCCTGGTGGTCTTGGTCATTGGTACCTCAATGGGCTTCAACTCTGGCTACGCCGTCAACCCCGCCCGGGACTTCGGCCCCCGCCTTTTCACCGCCATCGCCGGCTGGGGCTCGGAAGTCTTCAC GACGGGCCGCCACTGGTGGTGGGTGCCCATTGTCTCTCCGCTCCTGGGTTCCATCGCCGGTGTCTTCGTATACCAGCTCATGATCGGCTGCCACCTGGAgccgcccccaccctccaccgACGAAGAGAATGTGAAGTTGTCCCACGTGAAGCACAAGGAGCAGATGTGA